A window of the Methanosarcinales archaeon genome harbors these coding sequences:
- the queA gene encoding tRNA preQ1(34) S-adenosylmethionine ribosyltransferase-isomerase QueA produces MKLTDFNYHLPQHMIAQSPASPRDSSKLMVLDNNGIYHRRFHDLPDFLKPGDLLILNESRVIPARLPGTKITGGKVEVLLVKRLGENRYECLVKGRLKEGGIINFDNGINGTVIEKVASHTGYRYNITFHCNGNLEDHLQEIGIMPLPPYIKEHLDDGERYQTVYSNNKGSIAAPTAGLHFTPELLARIRETGAKLVCITLHVGIGTFMPVSADNVEEHIMESEYYIIDQAAADRINETIANKGRIIVVGTTSVRALESATWKNGTILPSEGYSEIFIHPPHEFSTPMSALITNFHLPKSTLLMLVSAFIGKATIMNAYQEAINNDYQFYSFGDAMLIMSNHEVKHV; encoded by the coding sequence ATGAAATTAACTGATTTTAATTATCACCTCCCGCAGCATATGATCGCACAGAGTCCTGCTAGTCCAAGGGATTCCAGCAAATTGATGGTGTTAGATAACAATGGGATATACCATAGAAGATTCCATGACCTGCCTGATTTTCTAAAACCTGGAGATCTGCTCATACTGAATGAGAGCAGGGTTATACCGGCAAGGCTGCCCGGTACAAAAATAACAGGCGGAAAAGTGGAGGTACTGCTGGTAAAACGATTAGGTGAAAATCGTTACGAATGTCTGGTAAAAGGCAGGCTTAAGGAAGGGGGGATAATAAATTTCGATAATGGAATAAACGGTACTGTAATAGAAAAAGTAGCATCCCATACAGGATACCGTTACAACATCACCTTCCATTGTAATGGCAACCTGGAAGACCACCTGCAGGAAATCGGAATAATGCCCCTGCCTCCTTATATCAAGGAGCACTTGGACGATGGTGAACGATATCAGACAGTTTATTCCAATAATAAAGGTTCAATTGCCGCACCCACAGCCGGATTGCATTTTACCCCGGAACTGCTGGCCAGGATCAGGGAGACAGGGGCGAAACTGGTCTGTATCACACTGCATGTCGGTATTGGTACGTTCATGCCTGTTAGTGCTGACAATGTAGAAGAACATATAATGGAGTCAGAATATTATATTATTGACCAGGCAGCTGCTGATCGTATAAATGAGACCATTGCAAACAAAGGCAGGATAATCGTGGTGGGTACCACATCTGTCAGGGCACTGGAAAGTGCAACCTGGAAAAACGGTACGATCCTACCTTCTGAAGGATATAGTGAGATCTTTATCCACCCCCCACATGAATTTAGCACTCCAATGAGCGCTTTGATAACTAACTTCCACCTCCCAAAATCCACACTGCTAATGCTGGTCAGTGCCTTTATTGGCAAAGCAACAATAATGAATGCCTATCAGGAGGCTATAAATAATGATTACCAGTTCTACAGCTTTGGAGATGCCATGTTGATAATGAGTAACCATGAGGTCAAACATGTTTGA
- a CDS encoding HNH endonuclease: protein MLDSWIDLLERWPFVGNASSGTLSYYQQQKTMAKQHFKCTVCGRPADEIHHKIPRSKGGQNNPQNLAALCFECHERIHKKQT, encoded by the coding sequence ATGCTGGATAGCTGGATAGACCTGTTAGAGCGCTGGCCCTTTGTGGGTAATGCCTCCTCGGGAACACTGTCTTATTATCAACAGCAAAAAACAATGGCAAAGCAGCACTTTAAATGTACGGTGTGCGGCCGCCCGGCTGATGAGATCCATCATAAAATTCCCAGATCAAAAGGGGGTCAGAATAATCCCCAAAATCTTGCAGCCCTATGCTTTGAATGCCATGAGAGGATACATAAAAAACAAACATAA
- a CDS encoding 50S ribosomal protein L18e: MSKNIKKTNPRIISLINDLKTISRENGVNIWRDIAKRMERPTRNYSEVNLSKINRNTNADETVLIPGKVLGAGSIEHKLTVAALSFSDGAIEKILEKGGLCLTIEELVKSNPNGSGIKIMQ, translated from the coding sequence TTGAGTAAAAATATAAAAAAGACAAATCCACGGATCATTAGTCTTATTAATGACCTTAAGACCATTTCCAGAGAAAATGGGGTAAATATCTGGAGGGATATCGCAAAGCGAATGGAAAGGCCCACCAGAAATTATTCTGAAGTCAATTTGAGCAAGATAAACAGAAATACCAATGCAGATGAGACTGTATTAATTCCTGGAAAAGTACTGGGTGCAGGCAGCATTGAACACAAGCTGACTGTTGCAGCACTAAGTTTCAGTGACGGTGCGATAGAGAAGATATTGGAAAAAGGGGGCTTATGCCTCACTATCGAAGAGCTGGTCAAATCAAATCCTAACGGCTCAGGTATAAAAATAATGCAGTGA
- a CDS encoding sulfurtransferase TusA family protein — MTSNIPSSNVHKDVSLRPYMPNQEPDILDTRGKSCPIPLFLTNARLKLMSPGEILEVISDCASLLPDLQSIFKKRCTILESMNNKYSYTIRLQKT; from the coding sequence ATGACATCAAATATTCCCTCATCCAATGTCCATAAAGATGTCTCTCTGAGACCATATATGCCTAATCAGGAACCGGATATTCTTGATACAAGAGGTAAATCGTGCCCAATCCCCCTATTCCTGACCAATGCGAGATTAAAACTCATGTCTCCTGGTGAGATTTTAGAAGTAATCTCAGATTGTGCTTCCCTGCTGCCAGATTTGCAATCTATTTTTAAAAAAAGATGTACAATTCTGGAAAGTATGAATAATAAATACAGCTACACGATCAGACTTCAGAAGACCTGA
- a CDS encoding 4Fe-4S binding protein, whose product MAVSVNRNKCGYCGACVSVCPPGALELIETWIEVDDACNNCGICTKICPVGALEVAK is encoded by the coding sequence TTGGCGGTCAGTGTAAATCGAAATAAATGCGGATATTGTGGTGCTTGTGTTAGTGTGTGTCCTCCCGGTGCTCTTGAATTAATTGAAACCTGGATCGAAGTGGACGATGCATGCAATAACTGCGGTATATGCACTAAAATATGTCCGGTTGGTGCTCTGGAGGTCGCCAAATGA
- the lysA gene encoding diaminopimelate decarboxylase, translated as MFTIKNHLEKRNGHLTIAGIDTVELAEQYGTPLYVTNEQRIRDNFRRYKQAFPEADLYYAAKANGNFTILRILAQEGAGADVFGDGELYLALLAGIKKDKILFNGNSKTDRELEMAVETGVRISVDSLDELHTLSRIASSQKKTADIAFRVNPDISPKTHPKISTGLKTSKFGIPHEEVVEAYKEAVELAGINPIGMHCHIGSQILDTSPFGEAVNRMMDLVEQVTRLGVKLEFLDIGSGLGIPYKKGEVAPSPQDLADKVLPIFNICSKAMGENLKLIIEPGRYIMGDTTILLTTVNTVKEAAKKFVGVDAGFNLLIRPAMYDSYHHVVLANKVDAPVSGIYTVVGPICETGDILANDRELPAVEKDDIIAVLDSGAYGFSMSSQYNGRPRCPELLVNDGKVDVIRKGENFDDLMANQLVPDRFL; from the coding sequence ATGTTTACCATAAAGAACCATTTGGAAAAGCGTAATGGGCACCTTACTATTGCTGGAATAGATACAGTTGAGCTTGCTGAACAATACGGAACACCGTTGTATGTTACCAATGAACAGCGGATCAGGGATAATTTCCGCAGATATAAACAGGCATTTCCAGAAGCAGACTTATATTATGCTGCTAAAGCCAATGGCAACTTTACAATCCTGCGCATCCTGGCCCAGGAAGGAGCCGGAGCTGATGTTTTTGGTGATGGTGAACTTTACCTGGCACTGCTGGCAGGGATAAAAAAGGATAAGATATTATTTAACGGCAACTCCAAAACAGACAGGGAACTAGAGATGGCAGTGGAAACTGGAGTACGCATCTCAGTTGATTCTCTTGATGAACTCCATACATTGAGTCGGATCGCCTCTTCACAAAAAAAGACTGCTGATATCGCATTCAGGGTTAATCCTGATATCTCCCCAAAGACACATCCCAAGATCAGTACAGGTCTTAAAACTTCTAAATTCGGGATACCCCATGAAGAAGTGGTGGAAGCTTACAAGGAGGCAGTTGAGCTTGCAGGGATAAATCCAATAGGTATGCACTGTCATATCGGCAGCCAGATACTTGATACATCTCCTTTTGGTGAAGCAGTCAATCGCATGATGGACCTGGTGGAACAGGTTACACGCTTGGGAGTAAAACTTGAGTTTTTAGATATCGGTTCCGGTTTGGGTATACCATATAAAAAAGGCGAGGTAGCGCCCTCACCACAGGACCTGGCTGATAAGGTTCTCCCCATATTTAATATTTGTTCAAAAGCAATGGGTGAGAACCTGAAACTGATCATCGAACCAGGAAGATATATTATGGGGGATACCACAATCCTGCTGACCACGGTAAATACCGTCAAGGAAGCAGCCAAAAAGTTCGTAGGTGTTGATGCAGGATTTAACCTGCTGATAAGACCTGCCATGTATGACAGCTACCATCATGTAGTCCTGGCTAACAAGGTGGATGCACCTGTCTCAGGAATCTATACAGTCGTAGGTCCGATCTGCGAGACCGGGGACATTCTGGCCAATGATAGGGAACTACCTGCTGTTGAAAAAGACGACATTATTGCAGTCCTTGATTCCGGAGCATATGGTTTTAGTATGAGCAGCCAATACAATGGACGTCCCAGGTGTCCCGAACTTCTGGTAAATGATGGAAAAGTGGATGTGATCCGGAAAGGCGAAAATTTCGATGATCTGATGGCAAACCAGCTGGTTCCTGATAGATTCCTATAA
- the tgt gene encoding tRNA guanosine(34) transglycosylase Tgt, producing the protein MFEIVRQDTATDARVGKLTTAHQTVDTPAFMPVATKATIKTLTPGEIMEMGTQAIISNAFHLYLSPGHEVIEEAGGLHKFMSWDGAIFTDSGGFQILRKEFKFKLNNQGINYFNSRDGERYMYTPELCMEIQGSLGSDVAMVLDDCPPWGSNHEEGIESVCRTVDWARRCLEARCNDDQLVFAILQGGTYPDLREACAARLVEMDFDGYGIGGLSIGEPKEVMHEIIKLNLPMIPAGKPRYLMGVGSPMELLDSISLGVDIFDSAFPTRNARHQTVITRHGQMDLRRASMVKDFTPIDEECGCYTCKHFTRGYLYHLFKESELLAMRLASIHNVHFLQDLMMEARIAILENRFSEFRREFKQVYTNSD; encoded by the coding sequence ATGTTTGAAATCGTCCGTCAGGATACTGCGACAGATGCCAGGGTAGGAAAACTTACTACAGCTCACCAGACAGTCGATACTCCGGCTTTCATGCCTGTAGCTACCAAAGCCACAATAAAAACGCTGACCCCTGGTGAGATCATGGAAATGGGTACCCAGGCTATTATCAGTAATGCATTTCACCTGTACCTAAGTCCAGGTCATGAAGTAATAGAAGAAGCAGGAGGACTGCATAAATTCATGTCCTGGGACGGGGCCATCTTCACAGATAGCGGCGGTTTCCAGATACTGAGAAAGGAGTTCAAATTCAAATTGAACAACCAGGGGATCAATTATTTTAATTCCAGGGACGGTGAACGGTATATGTACACGCCTGAGCTGTGCATGGAGATACAGGGCAGCCTGGGTTCTGACGTGGCCATGGTGCTGGACGATTGTCCACCCTGGGGCAGTAATCATGAGGAAGGAATTGAATCGGTCTGCAGGACAGTGGACTGGGCCAGGCGCTGCCTTGAAGCCCGGTGTAATGACGACCAGCTGGTATTTGCCATATTGCAGGGAGGGACGTATCCTGATCTAAGAGAAGCATGTGCTGCCAGGCTGGTTGAGATGGATTTTGATGGTTATGGCATAGGCGGTTTGAGCATAGGTGAGCCAAAAGAAGTCATGCACGAGATTATAAAGCTGAATTTACCTATGATCCCGGCCGGGAAACCAAGATATCTGATGGGAGTAGGTTCTCCCATGGAATTGCTGGATTCAATTTCCCTTGGTGTGGATATATTTGATAGTGCATTCCCGACCCGCAACGCGAGACACCAAACAGTAATTACAAGACACGGGCAAATGGACCTGCGCCGTGCTTCGATGGTTAAGGATTTTACTCCTATCGATGAGGAATGTGGATGCTACACCTGCAAGCATTTTACCAGAGGATATCTGTACCACCTTTTCAAGGAATCAGAACTGCTGGCCATGAGGCTGGCATCCATTCATAATGTCCATTTCCTGCAGGATCTGATGATGGAGGCTAGAATAGCAATTCTGGAAAACAGGTTTTCAGAATTCAGGAGGGAGTTTAAACAGGTATATACAAATTCAGATTAA
- a CDS encoding class II fructose-bisphosphate aldolase, with translation MIRNDYGPKPGSLLFNSLKDENAIIMADNPRITLVLNGIFQAAKDMDAALIIELARSECDLKGGYTGLTPAEFSKRSIETAEEVGFDIWALHADHIGIKKGTDEDIEATKELVSGQIDAGYTSFAIDASHLFNFRGGNLREELADNINATVKIGKHIEERMDGKEYGLEVEVGEIGREDEQGRVLTQPEEAVTFIKALNENGVYPHVIAIANGSAHGNTYDALGNLIEQVSIDIQKTIAVAKALKDNNLNVRIAQHGITGTPRDLILNHFPHGDIVKGNVATFYQNMVWDLFKIYEPELYQDVWNWTLENYRKAAPDKSDNEIFGKYSKMAIKQFFDRIYAVNEDTRKIIDAMAYAETLIFLKAFKAQGTAQMVRNAMK, from the coding sequence ATGATAAGAAATGATTATGGACCAAAACCAGGTTCTTTACTTTTTAACAGTCTTAAAGACGAAAATGCAATCATCATGGCCGATAACCCCAGGATTACACTTGTACTTAATGGGATTTTCCAGGCTGCAAAGGATATGGATGCCGCTTTAATAATTGAACTGGCCAGGTCCGAGTGCGACCTGAAAGGTGGATATACCGGGCTCACCCCAGCCGAGTTTTCCAAGAGGTCCATAGAGACAGCAGAGGAAGTAGGTTTCGACATTTGGGCACTTCATGCAGATCATATCGGGATCAAGAAAGGTACGGACGAGGATATAGAAGCGACAAAGGAACTTGTGAGCGGCCAGATCGATGCGGGTTATACCTCTTTTGCCATTGATGCATCCCATCTGTTCAATTTTCGGGGCGGTAACCTGCGGGAAGAACTGGCAGATAATATCAATGCTACTGTGAAGATAGGTAAGCATATCGAAGAGAGAATGGATGGAAAGGAATATGGCCTTGAAGTGGAGGTCGGTGAGATCGGCAGAGAGGACGAACAAGGTCGGGTGCTCACACAACCTGAAGAAGCAGTTACATTTATTAAGGCATTGAACGAGAACGGGGTCTATCCTCATGTGATTGCTATTGCTAATGGAAGCGCCCACGGGAATACCTACGATGCTCTGGGAAACCTGATAGAACAGGTCTCAATCGATATTCAAAAGACCATAGCAGTGGCAAAGGCATTGAAGGATAATAATCTGAATGTGAGGATTGCACAACACGGCATTACAGGTACACCCAGGGATTTGATACTCAATCACTTCCCTCATGGGGATATTGTTAAAGGCAATGTGGCTACTTTCTACCAGAATATGGTGTGGGATCTTTTCAAAATATATGAGCCTGAGCTATACCAGGATGTCTGGAACTGGACACTGGAAAACTATAGAAAAGCGGCCCCTGATAAATCAGATAATGAAATATTTGGCAAGTATAGTAAGATGGCCATCAAGCAGTTCTTTGATAGAATATATGCAGTGAACGAGGATACCAGAAAGATCATTGATGCCATGGCCTATGCAGAGACGCTTATTTTCCTGAAGGCGTTTAAGGCACAGGGTACTGCGCAGATGGTCAGGAATGCTATGAAATAA
- a CDS encoding HIT family protein, which translates to MDDDCIFCKIIKGEIPSYTIYQDNKTLAFLDINPNSFGHALIIPKHHARTIIDMQDEDVEAVFKTVKKVVIAIQTALAPDGLNLAVNQGEVAGQVVQHFHCHVIPRTAGDGIELTVKGISLSTEDFQDIVKRISDQIK; encoded by the coding sequence ATGGATGATGACTGCATATTCTGCAAGATAATCAAAGGCGAAATCCCCAGTTATACTATTTATCAAGACAATAAGACACTGGCATTTTTAGATATCAACCCAAACAGCTTTGGACATGCCCTGATCATACCCAAACACCATGCCAGAACAATAATTGATATGCAGGATGAGGACGTGGAAGCAGTCTTCAAAACTGTCAAAAAAGTTGTTATAGCAATACAGACAGCATTAGCTCCTGATGGTTTGAACCTAGCTGTAAATCAGGGTGAAGTTGCTGGCCAGGTAGTCCAGCATTTCCACTGCCATGTGATACCAAGAACTGCCGGGGATGGGATCGAACTTACGGTGAAAGGAATTTCATTATCAACAGAGGATTTTCAGGACATTGTCAAAAGGATATCTGACCAAATCAAATAA
- a CDS encoding GrpB family protein, with protein sequence MAAFLRRKLPHDLIKRIEHFGSTAVPGLSAKPIIDILVEVTSLEETKKQIVPILENEGYEYFWRPAFGDDGPPYYAWLIKRNSKSKRTHHIHMFEEDSELWDRLYFRDYLRQFPDKAKCYDELKINLSEKYPNDRIEYTEEKSDFILLITKKAKEYYKSQSTTNYLY encoded by the coding sequence ATGGCCGCTTTTTTACGCAGGAAATTGCCTCATGATCTAATCAAAAGAATTGAGCATTTTGGTAGTACGGCGGTCCCCGGACTTTCTGCAAAGCCAATCATTGATATTTTAGTGGAAGTAACGAGCTTAGAAGAAACTAAAAAGCAAATCGTGCCTATATTAGAAAATGAAGGATATGAATATTTCTGGCGTCCGGCTTTTGGTGATGATGGGCCGCCATACTACGCTTGGCTTATCAAACGAAATTCTAAAAGCAAACGCACACATCACATTCATATGTTCGAGGAAGATTCTGAATTATGGGACCGGCTTTATTTCAGAGATTATCTTCGGCAATTTCCCGATAAAGCTAAGTGCTACGATGAATTAAAGATAAATCTGTCTGAAAAATATCCAAATGATAGAATTGAATACACTGAAGAAAAAAGCGACTTCATTTTGTTAATCACTAAAAAGGCAAAGGAATATTATAAATCGCAATCCACAACAAATTATTTATATTGA
- a CDS encoding CBS domain-containing protein — protein sequence MKWSIQLGRLMGIPIRLHITFVIILLMFIYYFASISYKYGTFVLGFNALDTSFDLKLVFSAVASILFFSTILFHELSHSYVAKQNGLNIQSITLFVFGGVAQMEEIPRNPKLELKMAAAGPIISLFIGVISYLIYKYLGPVILNNNSMDFGLLEPNIIGASLTNALLITLGIVSFYNIVLAIFNLIPAFPMDGGRILRALLAFWLPYLEATRTAVAIGKMLAVFMAFFGFFYMPFLIFIAFLIFYGASGEEKETILAISLEGLKVKDVMTSSRDMVYIPPSWTISQLVEIMFKTKHMGYPVQEGMDSLLKGIITFHDVQKVPKDQHDNVKVEDIMTKEIISVDPDDEAYFALQTLAKNRIGRLLVIRDGRIEGIVTMKDIMRQILFRDMYSNTQ from the coding sequence ATGAAATGGTCAATTCAACTGGGTCGATTGATGGGTATTCCTATCCGGCTGCATATTACTTTTGTAATAATTCTGTTGATGTTCATATATTACTTCGCTTCAATCAGTTACAAATATGGGACATTTGTGCTTGGTTTTAATGCCTTGGACACTTCTTTTGATCTGAAATTAGTTTTCAGTGCTGTGGCTTCTATACTGTTCTTCTCAACTATCCTGTTTCATGAGTTGAGTCATTCATATGTTGCTAAACAAAACGGATTAAATATTCAGAGTATTACCCTTTTCGTCTTTGGCGGGGTAGCACAAATGGAAGAAATCCCACGAAACCCGAAATTGGAATTGAAAATGGCAGCCGCAGGTCCTATAATCAGCTTATTTATAGGTGTTATTTCCTATTTGATCTACAAATATCTTGGTCCTGTGATATTAAATAATAACTCAATGGATTTTGGTCTGTTAGAACCAAATATAATCGGAGCTTCTCTCACGAATGCTTTGCTAATAACATTGGGGATCGTATCGTTCTATAATATTGTACTGGCTATTTTTAATCTAATTCCTGCATTCCCAATGGATGGAGGCAGGATATTGCGTGCTTTATTAGCATTTTGGCTTCCATACCTGGAAGCGACCAGAACAGCAGTTGCGATCGGAAAAATGTTAGCTGTCTTTATGGCATTCTTTGGTTTTTTCTACATGCCATTTTTAATCTTTATAGCTTTTCTTATATTCTATGGAGCCAGTGGGGAAGAAAAGGAAACTATACTTGCCATTAGCCTGGAAGGCCTCAAGGTAAAAGATGTTATGACAAGTTCACGGGATATGGTCTACATTCCACCATCCTGGACCATATCCCAGCTCGTGGAGATAATGTTCAAGACCAAACATATGGGATATCCTGTTCAGGAAGGTATGGATAGTCTTCTGAAAGGAATAATAACCTTTCATGATGTACAGAAGGTACCTAAAGATCAGCACGATAATGTTAAGGTGGAAGACATTATGACAAAAGAAATTATCTCTGTAGATCCGGATGATGAAGCTTACTTTGCGCTTCAAACACTTGCCAAGAACCGTATTGGTAGACTTCTTGTTATTCGGGACGGCAGGATAGAAGGGATAGTCACTATGAAAGATATTATGAGACAGATTTTATTCAGGGATATGTATTCGAATACACAATAA
- a CDS encoding phosphoribosyltransferase yields the protein MEMGSDYTKKDQFRCQLITWGGALRMSRQLANIINKSGYKPDIIVAVGRGGYVPARIVCDYLRFRDLTSIRIEHWGVAATLEREAHIKFGLSTDISGLKVLLVDDITDTGDTLLAAQNYLSKHNPASVRTAVLQHKTCSTFAPDFFVHRIIKWRWIIYPWAAFEDISGFIKRVMRDKYVNTNEIQQNLNRDFQLLVSFSDLTQILEQMTISGLLKKKERGGESLWKKQDL from the coding sequence ATGGAAATGGGCTCTGATTATACGAAAAAAGATCAGTTCAGGTGCCAGTTAATAACCTGGGGTGGAGCATTACGAATGTCCAGGCAGCTGGCAAATATAATCAATAAGTCAGGATATAAACCTGATATTATAGTGGCAGTCGGCAGGGGAGGATATGTCCCGGCCCGGATAGTATGTGATTATCTGCGATTCCGTGACCTGACCAGTATAAGGATCGAACACTGGGGTGTGGCAGCTACCCTTGAAAGAGAGGCTCATATCAAGTTTGGATTATCAACAGATATCTCAGGGCTTAAGGTGCTGCTTGTAGATGATATCACCGATACCGGAGATACACTGCTCGCCGCCCAGAATTACTTGAGTAAACACAATCCTGCATCAGTTAGAACCGCAGTCCTCCAGCACAAGACCTGTTCAACCTTCGCACCGGATTTCTTTGTACATAGAATTATTAAGTGGCGGTGGATCATATATCCCTGGGCGGCGTTTGAAGATATTTCGGGATTTATCAAACGGGTGATGCGGGATAAGTACGTTAATACTAATGAGATCCAGCAGAATTTAAATAGGGATTTCCAGTTATTGGTCAGTTTTAGCGATCTGACTCAAATTCTGGAGCAGATGACAATATCAGGATTGCTGAAAAAAAAAGAGAGGGGAGGGGAATCGCTTTGGAAAAAACAGGATTTGTGA
- a CDS encoding NAD(P)/FAD-dependent oxidoreductase: MKDRYDMIVVGAGPGGSITAKTAAKAGLDVLLIEKRQQIGDPVRCAEGVNKELLSTYIKPDPAWISADVIGSRIFSPDGTMIEMGEKLSGAEVGYMLERKVFDRALAREAANAGVEIMVKTRATGLLMNEGYVCGIKAQHMGNNYEIKSKIVVGADGIESKVGRWAGIDTSLKPIDVCTCVQYLMTNIDFDPEFCEFHLGTEIAPSGYIWVFPKGNGSANVGIGITGDKSTNGSVKKLLDKFVERRFPEGIIIEFIVGGVPVSRNIKRAVVNGLMLVGDAAHQSDPLTGGGIINSMWAGEMAGRVGVKAINANDVSAEFLQKYEKEWRSELGRDLSLSYIVKERFRKLTDEDLNTLGHSLESVDLKNLSLPGLLWALFKANKKLLWDLRHIFKDIKEIKDIEKAEVGI; this comes from the coding sequence ATGAAGGATCGCTATGATATGATCGTGGTCGGGGCGGGCCCAGGAGGGTCAATCACGGCGAAGACTGCAGCAAAAGCGGGATTGGATGTGCTGTTGATCGAAAAAAGGCAGCAGATCGGAGATCCGGTACGATGTGCTGAAGGTGTTAATAAAGAACTGTTATCTACATACATAAAACCTGATCCGGCATGGATCTCAGCCGATGTTATAGGTTCCAGGATATTTTCTCCGGACGGGACTATGATAGAGATGGGAGAAAAACTTTCAGGTGCTGAAGTGGGATATATGCTGGAACGAAAGGTGTTCGACCGGGCACTGGCCAGGGAAGCGGCAAATGCCGGTGTTGAAATCATGGTCAAGACCCGGGCTACCGGGTTGTTGATGAATGAGGGGTATGTATGCGGTATAAAGGCCCAACATATGGGTAATAATTATGAGATCAAATCAAAGATCGTAGTTGGTGCTGACGGTATAGAATCTAAAGTGGGCCGTTGGGCAGGTATTGACACATCACTAAAACCAATTGACGTGTGCACATGCGTCCAGTATCTTATGACAAATATCGATTTTGACCCGGAATTTTGTGAGTTCCATCTTGGAACTGAAATTGCCCCGTCAGGTTACATCTGGGTATTTCCGAAAGGTAATGGTTCCGCCAATGTGGGTATCGGTATAACTGGAGATAAATCCACAAATGGCAGTGTAAAAAAATTGCTTGATAAATTTGTTGAAAGACGTTTTCCAGAAGGAATAATCATTGAGTTTATAGTGGGAGGTGTACCGGTTAGCAGGAATATAAAGAGGGCAGTGGTCAATGGTCTTATGCTGGTGGGGGATGCAGCCCACCAATCGGATCCGCTAACAGGCGGCGGCATTATTAATTCTATGTGGGCAGGGGAAATGGCTGGAAGAGTAGGAGTAAAAGCCATCAATGCCAATGATGTTTCTGCAGAGTTTCTACAGAAATATGAAAAAGAGTGGCGCAGTGAACTGGGAAGGGATCTGAGTTTGAGTTATATTGTCAAAGAAAGGTTCAGGAAACTTACTGATGAAGACCTGAATACTCTGGGACATTCACTTGAAAGTGTAGACCTGAAAAACCTTTCACTCCCCGGGTTATTATGGGCCCTGTTCAAAGCAAATAAGAAATTGTTATGGGATTTGAGACACATTTTTAAAGATATAAAAGAAATTAAGGACATAGAAAAAGCAGAGGTGGGTATATGA
- a CDS encoding 50S ribosomal protein L13: MTVINADGMILGRLSSIVAKRLLEGEEINIVNAELTIVSGSKVTTFTEYKQDVDRGNKEFGPYFPKRPDQLLKRTIRGMLPYKKARGKDSMLRLKTYIGVPEELNNEEFETIEKANINRLSSVKYMKLEELCHKLGAKF; this comes from the coding sequence ATGACAGTAATTAATGCAGATGGGATGATATTGGGACGACTTTCCAGTATCGTAGCTAAAAGACTTTTAGAAGGAGAAGAGATCAACATTGTGAATGCCGAGTTGACTATCGTTTCTGGCTCCAAAGTTACAACCTTTACTGAATATAAACAGGATGTTGACAGGGGTAATAAGGAATTTGGACCGTATTTCCCGAAACGTCCAGATCAATTATTAAAAAGGACTATACGAGGCATGCTCCCATACAAGAAAGCACGAGGCAAGGACAGCATGTTAAGACTTAAGACCTATATTGGTGTACCCGAGGAATTGAACAATGAAGAATTCGAAACCATCGAGAAAGCAAACATTAACCGACTGAGTTCTGTCAAGTATATGAAACTAGAAGAACTATGTCATAAACTGGGTGCAAAATTCTAA